The nucleotide sequence TCTGGATCAGCCGGCCGCCCCGGCGCCTCGAAGCCGCGCAGGCGGCGCAGGCGTCAGCGCGGCAGGCGCCTGACCACGGTCGACGAGACGTCGGCCGGTGGCCTCGTGGTGGACGCGGAGCGCGAACAGGCGGTGCTGATCGGCCGGCTCGACCGGCACGGCAGACTGCTGTGGTCGCTGCCCAAGGGCCACATCGAGGACGGTGAGACGGTGGAACAGACGGCCGTGCGCGAGGTGAAGGAGGAAACCGGCATCTCCGCGCGCGTCATGCGGCCACTGGGCACCATCGACTACTGGTTCGTGGCCGAGAAGCGGCGCATCCACAAGACCGTGCACCACTTCCTGCTCGAAGCGCTCGGCGGTGAGCTTTCCGACGAAGACGTCGAGGTCACCGAGGTGGCCTGGGTCCCGCTGGCCGAGCTGGAGACCAAACTCGCCTACTCCGACGAGCGCAAGCTCGTCCGGAAGGCCAGTCAGATGCTCAAGGAACTTTTCGCGCGCCCGGACGTCCTCCGACGAGACGAGCACGCCCCTGAGGGAGCCCCCGAGTGAAGCGGTTCGCCGCAACCTTCCTGTCCGTCCTCTTCCTGGCCGTCCCCGCCCTCGCCGGCGCCTCGGTGGCCCAGGCGCAGGAGGGCGCGCGCCTGCGCGTCGACCTGGCCGGGCTCAGCCCACGGGTGATCACGAGCTCGACGACGTCGCTGACCGTCACCGGCACGGTGACCAACACCGGCGACCGCCGCATCGCCAAGCCGCAGGTGCGGCTGCAGGTCGGGGACCGGGCGACGACCGAACGCGGGGTCGGCGACGTGCTGTCCGGCGCGGTGGTCAAAGACAACCCGCTGACCGAATTCACGCCGGTCGCCGACGTGCTGGAGCCGGGCCAGAGCGCCCCGCTGAACCTCACCGTGCCCCTGACCGGGCCGCGGGCGGACCGGTTCGCCCGCCCCGGCGTCTACCCGCTGCTGGTCAACGTCAACGGCACCCCCGAGTTCGGCGGGCCCGCGCGGCTCGGCGCGGTCAGCATGCTGATGCCGGTGCTGGCCGGACCGGGGCGGCAGGCGGGCGGGCGGACCGGGACGCCGCCGAGCATGACCCTGCTGTGGCCGCTGACCGGCAACGTCCCGCACGTCTACGCGGCGCCGTACGGCGGCCCGGTGGTGCTGGCCGACGACCGGCTGGCCGCCGAGCTCAGCGGCGACGGCCGGCTGAACGCGCTGGTCACTTCGGCCTCGGCGGCCGTGCGGAACAACTCCAACCTCGGGAAGTCGATGTGCTTCGCGCTCGACCCGGACCTGCTCGCCACCGTCGATGCGATGACCCGCGGCTACCTCGTCCACACCGACGCGGGCAACGTCGACGGCAAGGGCGCCGAGGCGGCGAAGACGTGGCTGTCCGAGCTCCGCACCCTGGTCGGCGGCCGCTGCGTGGTGGCGCTGCCGTTCGCCGACGCCGACCTCGACGCGCTCACCCGGATCCGGCCCGGCGACACCGGCCTGGTCGCCCGCGCGGCCACCGGCGCCGCGACCATCCAGGAGCTGACCGACGTCACCCCGCAGACCGGGGTGCTCTGGCCGGACGGCACGCCCAGCGCCTCGGTGCTCACCGCGCTGACCGAGGCCGGCGTGCGCACTCTGCTCACCGACGTGGGCAAGCTCGCGCCCGCCGCGGCCGGTGGCGGGGTCACCGTGCAGGGCAGCACCGTCCGCGTGCAGCCGACCGACTCGCTGATCTCCGCCGCGATGACGGGCGTCCCGACCGTGCCCGGCTCGGTCACCGTCCCCGCCACCACCGAGCGGGCCATCGGCGGCCAGAACGGCCTCGGTGCCCTCGCCTTCCGCGCCGGGCTGGGCCTGGCCGCGGGGCAGCAGCGGCCGGACCACCTGCTGGTCGCGCCGCCGCGGCGCTGGGACGCCGCGCCCGAGGAGTTCACCACCTACCTGCAGCAGGTCGGCGACTTCCTGACCGCCGGCCTGGTCACCGCGACTCCGCTGCCGACGTTGCTCGCCGCCGTCCCGGCGACCTCCGGCTCGGTCGGCGACGGCGGGCCGGCCCCGGCCACCGGCGTCGGCGCCGACGTCGTCGCCACGCTGGCCGGGCTCGACGTCAAGGCCACCGGGCTGGCGTCCGCGATGCAGCTCGACCCGACCAAACGGGTGAAGCCGGACGACGTCGTCGAGCCGATCCGGCTGGCCGAGCTGCGTGGTGCCTCCACGGCGTGGCGGGGACTGCCCGCGGACGCCGCGACCACGAACGCCCAGGCCGAGCTGACGGCGATCAGCGGGCGGGTGACCGTCTCGCAGCCGAAGCAGACCATCGCGCTGGCGTCCGGCAACTCGCCGCTGCCGGTGTACGTCAGCAACGACCTGCCGGTCGGGATCAACGCCCGGTTCGCCCTCGACAACAACACCGGCCTGCGTCCCGAGGAGGCCAAGGACTGGTTCTTCCCGGCCAGCGGCGGCAAGAACTACTTCCTCCCGGTGGAGGCGCTGCGGGCCGGCCGGTTCAGCGTCGATGTGTCGTTGCGCACGCCGACCGGTACCCCGCTCGGGTCATCCGCGCGGTTCGAACTGACCTCCACCGAATACGGCGCGATCACCATCATCGCGACCGTCGCCGCAGGTGTGGCCCTGCTTCTGCTCGCTTCGCGGCGGATCTACCGGCGGGTGAAGGACGCCCGCGCGGGTCGCGACGTCGTGGCCTGATCGCTCGGCCTTTGAGTGTTCCGGACGGTTCGCGATTACCCTTGGTCCGCACGTGCGCGGCACCGGGCCGCGGCACCGGGACAAAGCACCGAGGATTGGGCACGCGTTGGAGAGAGAGCCGGGCTTACCACCCGAGCGTGCGGGTCGTCCTCGGCGCGAAGGCCCCCCGCCCCCGCAACGGGGCGACGGGCCCCCGAAGGCATCACAACCGTCGCAGCCGGTCCGCCGCCAGCCGCCGCCTCCGCCCCCGGAGCGCGGCCGCCGCCAGCCGCCCCGCAACGGCCACCCGCGCCCGATACCGGCCCCCGACGACGGGACGGTCCGCGACCAGCGCCCGGCCCGCGACGACGCACCGGCCCGCCGCCCGGTTCGCGACCAGCGGCGCGGCCGCGAAGACGCTCCCCCTCGTGGCCAGCGCCCCGCTCGCGACGATGCCCCGCCCCGCCCCGTCCGCGACGACGGACCCCCGCGTGACGGCTGGCCCGTCCACGACGAGGCTCCGGTCCGGGAACGCCCGCCAGGCGAGGACGGCCCTCCCCGAGACGGCCGTCCGGTCCGCGAGCAACGTCCAGTAGGCGACGACGGCCCCGGCCGGGACGGGCGCCCCGTCCGGCGCGTCCCGCCGCCGCAGGGCCCGCCTCAGCCGCCGCGCGGCGGCCAGCCCCCGCGCGGCGCGGCTCCGGCGCCCACCCGCGTCCAGCCGGTACCGCCGCCGAACCTGCCGAACCCGGCCGGGCCGCCCGGTCCGCCACCGCCGATCGCGCCGCCGCAGAGCGCGTCGCTCCAGGGGCGGCTGCCGCAGCCGTCCGGTCCGCCGCCGCCACTGCCGCCGCCCTCGACCCCGCCTCCTGGCAATCCGGCAGTGGGCCCCGGCACCCCGCCGCCGGGCACGCCCGTCCCGCCACGCGGCCGCGGCTCGCGCCGTCCGGCGCCGGTCCGGCCGTGGCAGGAGGAAGCCACGCAGGTCCAGCGCCCACCCGACCCGGAGGCGACGCGCTTCATCCCGCGCACCGCCGGCGTCCCGATGAACTCGCGCTGGCCGGTCGCCGACCCCGACGTCATGCGGCCGTACGACGCGCTGGCCACCCAGGTCATGCCGGCGCTCAAGGGGCCGCTGGTCAAGCCCCGGCCGGGCGAGGACGCGCCGGAGGCCCCGGCCAAGGCGCCGTCGCTGGCGAAGGCGTCCGGCCGGATGGCCATCGCCTCGCTGATCAGCCGGATCACCGGCTTCCTGTGGAAGCTGCTGCTGGTCGGCGCGATCGGCCAGGGCATCGCGAACGACTCGTTCAACGTCGCCAACACGATGCCGAACATCATCTTCGAGCTGCTGATGGGTGGCGTGCTCGCCAGCGTGGTGGTGCCGCTGCTGGTGCGCTCGCAGGACGAACCCGACGGCGGCACGGCCTACACCCAGCGCCTGATCACGGTGGCGTTCTCGCTCCTGCTGGTCGGCACGGTGGTGGCGGTGATCGCGGCGCCCGCCTTCACGAGCCTCTACGTCGACGGGTCCGGCCACGCCAGTTCGGCGCTGACCACGGCGTTCGCCTACCTGCTGCTGCCGGAGATCTTCTTCTACGGCGTGTTCGCGCTGCTCTCGGCCGTGCTCAACGCCAAGCAGATCTTCGGGCCGACGGCGTGGGCACCGGTGATCAACAACCTCGTCGTCATCTTCACGATCCTGGTCGTCTGGATCATGCCGGGCGACATCAACACCGAACAGGTGTCGATCACCGACCCCAAGGTGCTGACGCTGGGCATCGGCGTCACCGGCGGCATCGTCGCCCAGGCGCTGCTGCTGGTCCCGCCGCTGCTGCGGTCCGGCTTCCGGTTCAAGTGGCGCTGGGGCATCGACAAGCAGATGAAGGAGTTCGGCGGCCTCGCGCTGTGGATCCTCGGGTACGTCGCGGTGAGCCAGGTCGGCTACACGATCAACACGCGCGTGCTGACCAGCGGTTCACCCGGTGGTGTGACGGCCTACAGCAACGCCTGGCTGCTCTTCCAGCTGCCGTACGGCGTCATCGGCGTCTCCCTGCTGACGGCGATCATGCCGCGGATGAGCCGCGCGGCGGCCGACGGCGACCACAAGAAGCTGATCGGCGACCTGTCGTACGCGTCCCGGATCTCGACGGTGATGCTCGTGCCGATCTCCGCGGTGATGACCGTGGTCGGCGGCTCGATCGGCATCGCGCTGTTCACCTTCGGCAAGGGCACGATCGAAACCGCCGAGCGGCTCGGCGACGCGCTGGCGATCTCGGCGTTCGCCCTGCTGCCGTACGCGCTGGTCATGCTGCAGATGCGGGTGTTCTACGCGATGAAGGACGCCCGCACGCCGACGCTGATCATGATCGTGATGACCCTGGTCAAGGTGCCGCTGCTGTACCTGTGCCCGGTGCTGCTGGCGCCGGACAACGTCGTGCTCGGCGTGATGATGGTCAACGCGCTGACGTTCGTGGTGGGCGCGATCCTCGGCCAGGTTTGGCTCTGGGTGACGCTGGGCAACTTGCGCAGCAAGCGGGTGATCGGCGTGATTCTGTTCACGGTCGTGGCGAGCGTTCTGGGGGTGGCCGCGGCGTGGGTCGCCGGCAAGCTCGTGCCGGACTTCTTCGGGCCTCGCCTCGGTGCCTGGGCGAAGCTGCTGCTCCAAAGCGTGGTGGGCATCGTGGTGTCGTTCGGCGTGCTCATGGCCCTCAAGGTCGAGGAGCTGAGGCCGGCCACTTCGAGGTTCACCCGGTTGATCAAGCGCGGGTAACGATTGCGGTACGGAAGGCGACGACTCCCGCGTCGTATTCTGGGTAACCTTGGAGCGGGGAGCTAGCGGGAGAGTGCGGGTGGACACGAGGCGGAGCGAACAGGCGGGGGGTGCGAACCACGTGGGCAAGGCCCAGGTCGGATCGCTGGCCCCCGGGCGTGTGGTCGGCGACGGCCGCTACCGCCTCCTCGCGCAGTTCGGCGTGGACGAGCGGGGCGACGCGCACCTTTGGCGTGCGCGGGACGGGCAGCTGAAGCGGGACGTCGCGCTGACCTTGCTGGTCGGCGACCCGGCGGATCCCGAAGCCGCCCGGCTGGCCCGGCGGACGCTGGAGCGCGCGACCCATGCATCGAAGTTCGGCCACGGCGGCGTCGCCCGCGTGCTGGACGTGCTCGCCCTCGGCAGCGGCATCACCTCGAGCGAAGGCCTGCTCGGGGTCGTCGTCGCGGAGTGGACCAAGGGCAGCGACCTGGTCGACCTCGTCGCGCAGCGGCCGGTGGCGCCCGCCGCGGCCGCGCGGATGGTGCAGGCGCTGGCCGAAGCCGTCGAGCAGGCGCACCAGAACGGGCTCGTCCTCGGCCTCGATCACCCCCAGCGCCTGCGGCTGACGCCGAGCGGCGCGCTCAAGCTCGCGTTCCCCGGCCCGCTGCCGGAAGCGACCCTGCGCGACGACGTCAAGGCGCTCGGCGCGGTCCTGTACCTGCTGCTGACCGGCCGCTGGGCGCTGCCCGGCGGCCCGCCCGCGATCCCGGCGGCCCCGATGACGCCGCAGAACCGGATCGTCCCGCCGCGCCAGCTGGTGCCGACGGTCCCGGCCGAACTGTCGTCGCTGGCCGTCCGCACGATCGAGGACGGCGGCAACGGCGGCATCCGCACCAGCGCGGCCATCCTGCGCGTCCTCGACCAGGTGGCCGAGGAAGAGGAGCGCACCCAGCTGATCAAGGCCGTCGGCGGGGAGGCCGCCGAGCCGGACGGCACGATCTGGACGACGAAGAAGCCGGTCAAGGACGTCGCCCGGCGGCGCAAGCTCGCCCTCGGCGTCACGGTGCTGGTGGTCGCGACCGTGATCATCCTCGCCTGGGGCGGCCTGATGCTGATCAACGTCTTCCAGGGCGATTCGAAGGCGAGCGGGCCGTCGATCAACGTCGCCGCGCCGCCGGCGTCGAGCCAGCAGAACGGGACGCAGCCCCCGCCGTCGTCGTCGGCCCCGGCTCCGCCGCCTTCGCCGTCCGTGGGCGCCGCGGTGCCCCCGCTGTCGGTGGCCGTCTACAACCCCGAGGGCAAGGGCGACAACACCGGCCGGGCGAAGTTCGCGATCGACGGCAAGGCCGAGACGGAGTGGCGGACCGAGAAGTACAAGCAGCAGTTCCCCACCATCAAGCCGGGTGTCGGGCTGCTCGTCGCGTTCGAAAACCCGATCAACCTCAGCCAGGTGAAGGTCATCGGGGGCACCCCGGGCACCAAGGTCGAGATCCGGTCGGCGACCGGGAAGGACCCCGACCTGGCCGACACGAAGGTGGTCGGCAACGGCGACCTGAAGGACGGCGAGACGACGATCGCGCTGGCCCAGCCGACGCAGGGCGAGTACTTCATCGTCTGGATCACCCAGCTGGGCGACGCGGACGGGCAGTTCATGACCACAATAGGCGACTTGTCCTTCCTGCCTGCGGGGTGACGCACCCGACAGGGTCAGTAGGCTCTCGCGGGTGACAGCTGCAGCTCCCACGGATGCGGATCTGATAGCGGCTCACGCCGCGGGGGACCCTCATGCGTTCAGCGAACTCGTCCAGCGACATCGCGACCGCATGTGGGCGGTCGCGCTGCGCACGGTCCGCGACCCGGAAGAGGCCGCCGACGCGTTGCAGGACGCGTTCATCTCGGCGTTCCGCGCGGCCGGGAACTTCCGGGCGGAGTCGCAGGTCACGACGTGGCTGCACCGGATCGTGGTCAACGCCTGCCTCGACCGGATCCGCCGCCGCCAGGCGCGCCCGACCGTGCCGCTGCCGGAGACCGGCTTCAACGAGCCCGCCACGCCGCGCGACTCGATGGCCGAGCGGGAGACCAGCCTGCTCGTGCGCGAGGCGCTCGACCAGCTGCCCGAAGACCAGCGTGCCCCGATCGTGCTGGTCGACGTCGAGGGATACTCCGTCGCCGAGACGGCCAAGATGCTCGGCATCGCCGAGGGCACGGTGAAGAGCCGGTGCGCGCGGGGCCGCGGGAAACTCGCGAAGGTTCTCGGGCACCTGCGGAACCCCGATGCGAT is from Amycolatopsis mediterranei and encodes:
- a CDS encoding NUDIX hydrolase, which translates into the protein MSGSAGRPGASKPRRRRRRQRGRRLTTVDETSAGGLVVDAEREQAVLIGRLDRHGRLLWSLPKGHIEDGETVEQTAVREVKEETGISARVMRPLGTIDYWFVAEKRRIHKTVHHFLLEALGGELSDEDVEVTEVAWVPLAELETKLAYSDERKLVRKASQMLKELFARPDVLRRDEHAPEGAPE
- a CDS encoding DUF6049 family protein; this encodes MKRFAATFLSVLFLAVPALAGASVAQAQEGARLRVDLAGLSPRVITSSTTSLTVTGTVTNTGDRRIAKPQVRLQVGDRATTERGVGDVLSGAVVKDNPLTEFTPVADVLEPGQSAPLNLTVPLTGPRADRFARPGVYPLLVNVNGTPEFGGPARLGAVSMLMPVLAGPGRQAGGRTGTPPSMTLLWPLTGNVPHVYAAPYGGPVVLADDRLAAELSGDGRLNALVTSASAAVRNNSNLGKSMCFALDPDLLATVDAMTRGYLVHTDAGNVDGKGAEAAKTWLSELRTLVGGRCVVALPFADADLDALTRIRPGDTGLVARAATGAATIQELTDVTPQTGVLWPDGTPSASVLTALTEAGVRTLLTDVGKLAPAAAGGGVTVQGSTVRVQPTDSLISAAMTGVPTVPGSVTVPATTERAIGGQNGLGALAFRAGLGLAAGQQRPDHLLVAPPRRWDAAPEEFTTYLQQVGDFLTAGLVTATPLPTLLAAVPATSGSVGDGGPAPATGVGADVVATLAGLDVKATGLASAMQLDPTKRVKPDDVVEPIRLAELRGASTAWRGLPADAATTNAQAELTAISGRVTVSQPKQTIALASGNSPLPVYVSNDLPVGINARFALDNNTGLRPEEAKDWFFPASGGKNYFLPVEALRAGRFSVDVSLRTPTGTPLGSSARFELTSTEYGAITIIATVAAGVALLLLASRRIYRRVKDARAGRDVVA
- the murJ gene encoding murein biosynthesis integral membrane protein MurJ, giving the protein MGPGTPPPGTPVPPRGRGSRRPAPVRPWQEEATQVQRPPDPEATRFIPRTAGVPMNSRWPVADPDVMRPYDALATQVMPALKGPLVKPRPGEDAPEAPAKAPSLAKASGRMAIASLISRITGFLWKLLLVGAIGQGIANDSFNVANTMPNIIFELLMGGVLASVVVPLLVRSQDEPDGGTAYTQRLITVAFSLLLVGTVVAVIAAPAFTSLYVDGSGHASSALTTAFAYLLLPEIFFYGVFALLSAVLNAKQIFGPTAWAPVINNLVVIFTILVVWIMPGDINTEQVSITDPKVLTLGIGVTGGIVAQALLLVPPLLRSGFRFKWRWGIDKQMKEFGGLALWILGYVAVSQVGYTINTRVLTSGSPGGVTAYSNAWLLFQLPYGVIGVSLLTAIMPRMSRAAADGDHKKLIGDLSYASRISTVMLVPISAVMTVVGGSIGIALFTFGKGTIETAERLGDALAISAFALLPYALVMLQMRVFYAMKDARTPTLIMIVMTLVKVPLLYLCPVLLAPDNVVLGVMMVNALTFVVGAILGQVWLWVTLGNLRSKRVIGVILFTVVASVLGVAAAWVAGKLVPDFFGPRLGAWAKLLLQSVVGIVVSFGVLMALKVEELRPATSRFTRLIKRG
- a CDS encoding protein kinase family protein, whose protein sequence is MDTRRSEQAGGANHVGKAQVGSLAPGRVVGDGRYRLLAQFGVDERGDAHLWRARDGQLKRDVALTLLVGDPADPEAARLARRTLERATHASKFGHGGVARVLDVLALGSGITSSEGLLGVVVAEWTKGSDLVDLVAQRPVAPAAAARMVQALAEAVEQAHQNGLVLGLDHPQRLRLTPSGALKLAFPGPLPEATLRDDVKALGAVLYLLLTGRWALPGGPPAIPAAPMTPQNRIVPPRQLVPTVPAELSSLAVRTIEDGGNGGIRTSAAILRVLDQVAEEEERTQLIKAVGGEAAEPDGTIWTTKKPVKDVARRRKLALGVTVLVVATVIILAWGGLMLINVFQGDSKASGPSINVAAPPASSQQNGTQPPPSSSAPAPPPSPSVGAAVPPLSVAVYNPEGKGDNTGRAKFAIDGKAETEWRTEKYKQQFPTIKPGVGLLVAFENPINLSQVKVIGGTPGTKVEIRSATGKDPDLADTKVVGNGDLKDGETTIALAQPTQGEYFIVWITQLGDADGQFMTTIGDLSFLPAG
- the sigM gene encoding RNA polymerase sigma factor SigM is translated as MTAAAPTDADLIAAHAAGDPHAFSELVQRHRDRMWAVALRTVRDPEEAADALQDAFISAFRAAGNFRAESQVTTWLHRIVVNACLDRIRRRQARPTVPLPETGFNEPATPRDSMAERETSLLVREALDQLPEDQRAPIVLVDVEGYSVAETAKMLGIAEGTVKSRCARGRGKLAKVLGHLRNPDAIANVPTHESKRAGRQPGSGEGR